In one Borrelia duttonii Ly genomic region, the following are encoded:
- a CDS encoding chromosome replication/partitioning protein has translation MEINRRIMHNDKNIIFKNNKILSAEERRQERYNELKLKLKSNLKENIYNKLEAMKILKEIKDNDYYKLDGYKRFSEFLGSYKVAKSQAYNYLKIATAIEKGLLEEQYVLENGFREVLSLIRIKEGVKIKKSRQSGLKSLRFHFKSQESYDFYRQNVKFAGFLMDALFKDKKKLLEEFMHKFKDLEHH, from the coding sequence ATGGAGATTAATAGAAGGATAATGCATAATGATAAGAATATTATATTTAAAAATAATAAAATTTTGTCAGCGGAAGAGAGAAGGCAAGAAAGATATAATGAACTTAAGCTAAAGTTAAAGTCTAATCTTAAGGAAAATATCTATAACAAATTGGAAGCAATGAAAATTTTAAAAGAAATTAAAGACAATGATTATTATAAATTAGATGGTTATAAAAGGTTTAGTGAATTTTTAGGTTCTTATAAAGTAGCAAAATCTCAGGCATATAATTATTTAAAAATAGCAACAGCGATAGAAAAAGGATTACTTGAAGAACAATATGTATTGGAAAACGGCTTCAGAGAAGTTTTATCATTGATAAGAATAAAGGAAGGTGTGAAAATAAAAAAATCAAGACAAAGTGGGCTAAAATCTTTAAGATTTCATTTTAAAAGTCAAGAAAGTTATGATTTTTATAGACAAAATGTTAAGTTTGCCGGGTTTTTAATGGATGCATTATTTAAAGATAAAAAAAAATTGCTAGAAGAGTTTATGCATAAATTTAAAGATTTGGAACATCACTAA
- a CDS encoding ParA family protein, which produces MDKKKPKIVSIASIKGGVGKSTSAIILSKLLSQKYKVLLVDMDTQASTTSYFFRKITELSIDLANKNIYEVLIDKLNINKSIVNIDNNLDLIPSYVTLHKINRNFFKYMLEEFKLKFEIGRLEKSYDYVILDTNPSLDFTLTNALVCSNYVIVPMTAEKWAVESFEVLDFFIKELEIFVPIFIFITRFKRNNTHKCLLDILQSKDNFLGMISEREDLNKKIADNCEFNLNKDYIKEYENILHTFIGQIDKLTCK; this is translated from the coding sequence ATGGATAAAAAAAAACCTAAAATAGTTTCTATTGCTTCAATTAAGGGTGGCGTTGGGAAAAGTACAAGTGCAATAATATTATCTAAGTTATTGTCTCAAAAATATAAAGTACTTTTAGTAGATATGGATACACAAGCATCTACCACTAGTTATTTTTTTAGAAAGATAACAGAATTATCCATAGATTTAGCAAATAAAAATATATATGAAGTATTAATTGATAAACTAAATATTAATAAATCAATTGTGAATATTGACAATAATTTAGATTTAATACCGAGTTATGTTACTTTACATAAAATAAATAGAAATTTTTTTAAATACATGCTTGAGGAATTCAAATTAAAATTTGAAATAGGAAGGTTAGAAAAGTCTTATGATTATGTGATATTAGATACTAATCCTAGTTTAGATTTTACATTGACAAATGCTCTTGTGTGTAGCAATTATGTTATTGTACCAATGACTGCAGAAAAGTGGGCTGTTGAAAGTTTTGAAGTTTTAGATTTTTTTATAAAGGAACTAGAGATTTTTGTACCTATCTTTATATTTATAACTAGGTTTAAAAGGAATAATACACATAAATGTCTTTTAGATATTTTGCAATCAAAGGATAATTTTTTAGGCATGATATCTGAAAGAGAGGATTTAAATAAGAAGATAGCGGATAATTGCGAGTTTAATTTAAATAAAGATTATATCAAGGAATATGAGAATATATTGCATACTTTTATAGGTCAAATTGATAAATTAACTTGTAAATAA